The Thermomicrobiales bacterium region CGTCCGGAGCCCTGAGCCCTGAGCCACTCACCAACAACTCACGACCGGCAACTGGCGACTAGCGACTGACGACTGGCAACTGGCAACCGACAATTGGTGCCTCTCCTCCCGTTTCAGATCGTTCCGGTGCTTGTTCCAGACTCTGTTCTTGACACATCGATCTCGACCGGCATGCACCACCAGGCGCGAACCCCCGCGCAATAGTCAGGGTCGTTGATACGTTCGTAGTCGTATTCGGGCGCGCCAGCAACGACGTGCAGCGGACGATCGATATAGACGTTCTTTTCGTCGACCCGCACGATGGCCGTGACCGGCACCAGAAACCGCTCGGCGCCAAAGCCGAGAAACCCGCCTCGCCCAACCTGCAAGAACTCGACGATGTCTGTGTCCTCATCGCGTTCCAGGCTCTCGATCGTGCCAATGCGTTCGCCGTCTGTCCCGATCATCACCTTCCAGCGCAGCGCTTCGACAGCGGAATAAACTGGCAAGTTCTCGAGCTGATACAGATGGGGCGCATTTGCCGGGATCTTACCCTTCGCAATCTCGTCTCCCATACATCTTTCCTTTCGGGCAGCCTCTTAATGGTCACACTACTATTGGGACTATGGTAGCGCCCGATCAGCCCGCTCGCCTGGTCTCCAGAGAAACTCGCTGAATCGCCCCTCCTGCCAGTCATGGACGCACCCTCGCGTCCCTCGAACCTGCGACGGATTCGCGCCCAATCCGTGCCCATCCGCCCACTGCTCGAAAGGAGCAATGCAATGTCCGTTGTTCGTCCGTCCATCCGGCTGCGCGCGTTCGCGGTGATTGTCGGATTCGCTTTGGCGCTTGCCGCATCCTATGCCATCTGGATGTCTGTTTCCGCCGCCGACGCCACGCCTCCAGCGAGCTCGGGATGCGCCAAGGCATCGGAAACAAAAGGGGCGCCCGCCGGAACTCCGGAAGCCGGCGCGTCGTGCATCGAAAACAGCATGCATGACATCTACTTCGGCGCGAACCTGCTCACGATTCCCGCCAATACGGATGTGAAGGTGATCTTCGACAACGCCGGCGCAGCGGAACACACCTTCGTGCTCAGCGATCACAACAACAAGGACGTCAAGAACCTCGACATCAAGTTGTCCGTCCAACCGGGAAAGTCCGGCGAGGTCACGATCAATGCCCCCGCAGGAACCTACTACTTCTGGTGCGATATTCCCGGCCATGAACCAGCCGGAATGTGGGGCATTCTGAAAGTCACAGACAACGGACCGATCACGGCACAGAGTGTCGACAATCCGAAGGAAGCGTAACTGCGTATTTCGGTCGGCGAACGCAAGCGAGGGACGGCGCGCCGTCCCTCGCTTGGTCTGTCCGGGCTCTGACTGCGCACAAGACGCTTTTCGCTTTGATCTGCGTGGTCGCAGCCCTCCGTGGTTGCCGGATCGTGATCGATGGCATCCACTGAGATCTGCAAGTTCACGGTCGGGGAAAACGGTGCAACCCGCTTTGGAAGAGCCGGGCTGGACTCATTCGCTGACTACCCGAATTGGCGGCTCTCACGCGTGACGTGGACAGTCAAATCGTCGATCCGCACAATCGAGTTGACCGGCAAGCGGAAGTGCCCCGCGCCACTGCCGAAAATACCTCCACCGCTCACCTCGAACCCTATGACATCGCCGTTGCGCCGCACCAGATCGATGACCGTACCCAGGCGGACGCCATCGCGGGAAATGACGGTGCTCTCGTAGAGCAACTCCAGCTCGTCTTGTCCGATATCGGTGAAACAGGAAATGGCGCCCACGCGATGCTCCTCTGCGTCGATGCAGTGCCGGCGACGCTGCCGGCACTGGGACGCGGCAGGCAAGGCCCACCGCGCTGTCGTCATTCTCGCGCAGATCGATGCATCCGTCTATTCCGTTTGCACAAGTCAACTGGACATATCGCACAGAAGATCAGGACGTCGCCGGACATAGAGGAAGCGAAGCCCGGCGCCACCGTAACCACCCTCGGCCCAAATGCAGAGCCGCTCACGCGCCACTACTCGATCTCGTCGAGCGGCTCTTCGACCTCCTCCTCCGGGAGGTTGTCTTCCAGTTGCAGCGGAGCAAATCCCAGCGTCAGCGATTGCTCGACGATGTCCCGGCGGATCAATCGCTCAGCATCGCGCAACCGGAAGCGAAGGTCGTTCTCCGGCAGGACGTCGGTGAGCATTTCACGCACCTGGCGCAAGAGATCGATGGTCTTGTTGAAGGTCAGCACCAGATCGCCCTCAGAGAGTTCGATCTGCTCGCAGATTTCCACCATCGTCTGCCCCTGCGTCCAGGCTTTGGCAGCGCCGTAGAAACTCGGGTTGTGTCCTTCCGAGATGTAGAGTCCGTTGTCCCGCTCTTCCCCGAGCACGGCGCGTTCGATGTCGTCCAGTCGACGTCGGAGCTGGATCAGCTCTTTGCTCAGGGTGAAGTGATTGGCGTACCGGAAATCGCGGTCGAAGCTAAACCATGAGAAGACCTCGGCCAGGTCCTCGGGTTCGAGATTGTCGAGCACCCCGCGGTCGACGAGCTCGCAGAGAATGAGGGCATCGTTGTCGAAGACACTGGCGAGCATGTCCGCCTTTTCGGTCGGATAGCCGCGATAGAGATATCCGAACCGGTTGAGCACCTCGCGAATACCCCGGATGACGCCCCGAATGCGCGCTTCCTCGGCATCGGTCTCGCGTTCCAGCACACCTTCCAGGAGCGCGCGTTCTTTCTCCAGATTGTCGACTCGGCGCAGGTTGTCCCGATGCACCTTTCGCACCGCGCAGGTGTGACACGGATGCTCGTCCCGCGCTCGGTCCAGCGCAGCAAGCTGCTCGCGCGTTTCCGCCAGCGATGCCGTCACCGTTGCCAGCTCGCTCGCAACGCGCTCTTCTTCCAGCCGGCGGTGCTCGCGCCGCATCGCGGCCAGGTCGGGTAATCCGAGCTTGCGTACCCGGGTCCAGAAAGCGGCCAGCTGCCGTCCCGTGACCAGTTTTCCGGCAACCACATCTT contains the following coding sequences:
- a CDS encoding cupredoxin domain-containing protein — encoded protein: MSVVRPSIRLRAFAVIVGFALALAASYAIWMSVSAADATPPASSGCAKASETKGAPAGTPEAGASCIENSMHDIYFGANLLTIPANTDVKVIFDNAGAAEHTFVLSDHNNKDVKNLDIKLSVQPGKSGEVTINAPAGTYYFWCDIPGHEPAGMWGILKVTDNGPITAQSVDNPKEA
- a CDS encoding PRC-barrel domain-containing protein; this encodes MGDEIAKGKIPANAPHLYQLENLPVYSAVEALRWKVMIGTDGERIGTIESLERDEDTDIVEFLQVGRGGFLGFGAERFLVPVTAIVRVDEKNVYIDRPLHVVAGAPEYDYERINDPDYCAGVRAWWCMPVEIDVSRTESGTSTGTI
- a CDS encoding DNA helicase, producing GVRKGCLIGLPDGDDLLEDYRLLVGTRTTAEQKERRIAQQAASIEQSLDSAPWPEPGRQALRRVLRTANPGLIVHDRSRGWGVYLARTASGVGLFLFDRSVQIVPEYRSIDYVFDQRIDKVPESLIEAEEPVEDVVAGKLVTGRQLAAFWTRVRKLGLPDLAAMRREHRRLEEERVASELATVTASLAETREQLAALDRARDEHPCHTCAVRKVHRDNLRRVDNLEKERALLEGVLERETDAEEARIRGVIRGIREVLNRFGYLYRGYPTEKADMLASVFDNDALILCELVDRGVLDNLEPEDLAEVFSWFSFDRDFRYANHFTLSKELIQLRRRLDDIERAVLGEERDNGLYISEGHNPSFYGAAKAWTQGQTMVEICEQIELSEGDLVLTFNKTIDLLRQVREMLTDVLPENDLRFRLRDAERLIRRDIVEQSLTLGFAPLQLEDNLPEEEVEEPLDEIE
- a CDS encoding PRC-barrel domain-containing protein; this translates as MGAISCFTDIGQDELELLYESTVISRDGVRLGTVIDLVRRNGDVIGFEVSGGGIFGSGAGHFRLPVNSIVRIDDLTVHVTRESRQFG